Genomic DNA from Lutibacter sp. A80:
TAATTTATCTAATAATTCCATTTATTTTTATTTTTTTAATTATTAATTGCTTTATTTTTAATTTGATATGAGCTTATTATTTTTTCTTTTGAAGTTGAATTTGCTAAGTTTAGCATTGCTTGTGCAATATGTTCAGCTTCAGTAATTTTATATTTTTTTAATTTTCCAACGAAAAAAGGTTGCAGAATTTTAAAAATAGCCAAGCCAATTTTTTCACCAATTCTATTTTCTTTTCTATTTCCACCAATAATTGAAGGTTGTAAAATGTAGGTGTTTTTAATTTTTTCAGAAAGAACTTCTTGTTCCATTTCACCTTTTGTTCTATTGTAAAAAATGTTACTTTTTGCGTTTGCACCAAGTGCAGAAACCACTAAAAAAGTATCAATTCCGTTTTGTTTTGAAAGTTTTGCCGCTTTTACTGGAATACCATAATCTATAGATTTATAAATAGTTTTATCGGGTGTTTTTTTTGCAGTGGTTCCAATACAACAAAAAACTTCATCGGCTATAAATTCTTTCTTAAAGTTTTCTAGAGCAATAGTATCTCCAATAAATTGCTCTACTTTTGAAGGTAAATTTTCAATCTTTTTTCTTGAAAATAATTTAATGGTTTTATACCGTTGATCTTTTAATAATTTTTCTAAAAGAATACCTCCTGTAAGCCCAGTTGCACCTAAAATAATTGCCGTTTTTTTCATACTTATGCTTTTATACTATTCCAAGCCGATTGAAATGCTTCTTCTAAATTTTTTTCAGACAAAACAATTAATTCTTTTTGTTTCATATTCGATAAAAAGGCTAAGGGATAAATTGTGTATGCATATAATAAATAAGGCGATACTAATTTTATAACACCTTTTTGTTGTCCGCGTTCCCATAAGTCTAACAAGGGTTGTAAATGTTTTAAACCCTTTAGTCTACTTTCTTCATCAATTATTGGTGAATTATCTATTTGCGATAAAAAATTTGATTCTGGAATTTGATTCAATTTAAAATCGGCAATATTCATCCAAACCTGTTTAAAACTATCTTTAATACTTTCTTCTTCATTATAATTTTTAAATGCACAAGCACTAAAAGCTGCTTTAATTTCTAAATACAACTGATTGATTAAATCTTGTTTATTTTCAAAATAAATATAAATAGTAGCTGGTGATACGCTTGCCATTTTTGCAATTTTACTCATTGGAGCAGCATGAAAACCATTGTTATTTACCAAAGTAAGCGTTGCACTTAATAGTGATTTTCTTTTTTTATCACATTTTTGTCTTATTGCCATAACTATACTATTTTTTATTTTGAGAAATTGATTTGTTTACCTTCCAAACTATAAAAATTAGTAAAAATTGAATAGGTAATCTAATAAAAGCTGCTTGTTTACTACCAATAGCTGGAGTGCTAGAAAACACATCCCAAATATGAATTGGTAGAAAAAGTATTAATAAAATTAATATTCCCAAGGCTCCTAATTTTGCATACTTTTTAAAAAGCAACATTGCTCCTACTATAATTTCAACAGCTCCAGAAATATAAATTATTGCTAATTTAAAAGGTAAAAATGCCGGAACAAATGGCATAAAAAAGCTTGGTTTTATAAAATGTTGTGCTCCTGCATATATCATAAATACTGCAATTACAATTTTTAAAACATTCCAAATTTTTAAAGAATTCATTTTCATAATAGTGTTTTGTGAGTACAAATGTATAAAAAATAATTCACAAAATGAACGTTCATTCGTTTTGTGAATATAAAATTATGTTAAAACTTAAAATGACTACTTTTACAGCAGAAATTAAATTATGAAAACAGCAAAAGAGAATAACAGTAAATTACATATAAATAACAAACATAAAAATGGTTATAATTTTGTGGCTTTGTGCGAAGTATATCCAGATTTAAAAGAATTTGTTTTTGTAAATAAATATGGGACTGAAACCATAGATTTTGCGAACCCGAAAGCTGTTAAAGCTATAAATACAGCGTTGCTATTTAAATTTTATAATATTTCTTTTTGGAATTTTCCTGATGATAATTTATGTCCACCAATTCCTGGAAGAGTAGATTATATTCATTATTTGGCAGATTTATTAAAATCGTCTGGAATTACTAATAATATTAGCGTTTTAGATATTGGAACAGGTGCAAATTGTATATATCCTTTACTAGGAAATGCTGAGTATCAATGGAATTTTCTAGGAACAGATATTGATAAAAAATCTATAGATAGAGCTGAAAAAATAATTAAAAAAAATAAACTTTCTAATGCCATTAAATTGATTCAGCAAAAAGATGCTAGTCAAATATTTAAAGGGATTTTAACTAAAGACACTAAATTATCGGCCACTATTTGCAATCCACCTTTTTACAAATCGCAAGAAGAAGCAATGCAAGCCAATGCTAGAAAATTAGAAGGTTTAGGAAATACAGATTCTGTTGAATCTCGTAATTTTAGTGGAAAACAGCAAGAATTATGGTATAAAGGTGGTGAAAAAGCATTTATTCATACTTATGCTTACGAAAGTGCACAATTTAAAACCAATTGTTTTTGGTATACTACCCTAGTTTCAAAAAAACAAAATGCAGAAAGCTTAGTGCCTTCATTAAAAAAAATGGGTGCCACTAAAATTAAAACAATTCCAATGCATCAAGGAAATAAAGTTACACGTATTGTTGCTTGGACTTTTTTAACTGAAGAAGAACAAAAAGCCTGGATTT
This window encodes:
- a CDS encoding NAD(P)H-binding protein, with protein sequence MKKTAIILGATGLTGGILLEKLLKDQRYKTIKLFSRKKIENLPSKVEQFIGDTIALENFKKEFIADEVFCCIGTTAKKTPDKTIYKSIDYGIPVKAAKLSKQNGIDTFLVVSALGANAKSNIFYNRTKGEMEQEVLSEKIKNTYILQPSIIGGNRKENRIGEKIGLAIFKILQPFFVGKLKKYKITEAEHIAQAMLNLANSTSKEKIISSYQIKNKAINN
- a CDS encoding TetR/AcrR family transcriptional regulator, with the protein product MAIRQKCDKKRKSLLSATLTLVNNNGFHAAPMSKIAKMASVSPATIYIYFENKQDLINQLYLEIKAAFSACAFKNYNEEESIKDSFKQVWMNIADFKLNQIPESNFLSQIDNSPIIDEESRLKGLKHLQPLLDLWERGQQKGVIKLVSPYLLYAYTIYPLAFLSNMKQKELIVLSEKNLEEAFQSAWNSIKA
- the rlmF gene encoding 23S rRNA (adenine(1618)-N(6))-methyltransferase RlmF; its protein translation is MKTAKENNSKLHINNKHKNGYNFVALCEVYPDLKEFVFVNKYGTETIDFANPKAVKAINTALLFKFYNISFWNFPDDNLCPPIPGRVDYIHYLADLLKSSGITNNISVLDIGTGANCIYPLLGNAEYQWNFLGTDIDKKSIDRAEKIIKKNKLSNAIKLIQQKDASQIFKGILTKDTKLSATICNPPFYKSQEEAMQANARKLEGLGNTDSVESRNFSGKQQELWYKGGEKAFIHTYAYESAQFKTNCFWYTTLVSKKQNAESLVPSLKKMGATKIKTIPMHQGNKVTRIVAWTFLTEEEQKAWI